The Neobacillus sp. PS3-34 genome has a window encoding:
- the nikC gene encoding nickel transporter permease has product MAELAKNTAEIPAIKADDELASPWMEAWQAFCKNRLALVGLGIVIFFIIVAIIAPLIAPFSFKEQQLTERLMGPSGKHWFGTDDFGRDIFSRIVYGARISLWVGLFSVIASAVAGTLLGIVAGYYGRWVDTLISRIFDIMLAFPSILLAIAVVAILGPSLQNALIAIAVINIPNFGRLVRSKVLSVKQEEYIMSARAVGMKDTRILLSHILPNSITPVIVQATLAIATAIIEAAALGFLGLGAQAPTPEWGKMLSDSKQYLVQAPWTLFFPGIAIMLTVLGFNLMGDGLRDVLDPKMKQ; this is encoded by the coding sequence GTGGCTGAATTAGCAAAAAACACCGCAGAAATTCCAGCAATAAAAGCAGACGATGAACTGGCATCCCCCTGGATGGAAGCATGGCAGGCTTTTTGTAAAAATAGGCTGGCATTAGTTGGTTTGGGAATTGTAATCTTTTTTATCATTGTGGCTATCATTGCACCCTTAATCGCGCCATTCAGCTTCAAGGAGCAGCAGTTGACGGAACGGTTGATGGGCCCATCGGGCAAGCATTGGTTTGGAACAGATGATTTTGGACGGGATATTTTCTCGCGTATTGTTTATGGCGCAAGAATTTCTTTATGGGTAGGATTATTCTCGGTCATTGCATCAGCCGTGGCAGGGACATTGCTTGGTATTGTTGCAGGATATTACGGTCGGTGGGTAGACACCCTTATTTCACGGATTTTTGATATCATGCTGGCGTTCCCGAGCATCCTTTTGGCTATTGCAGTTGTAGCCATCCTTGGACCGTCTCTGCAAAATGCCTTGATTGCAATCGCAGTGATCAATATTCCTAACTTCGGAAGACTCGTACGCTCTAAAGTGTTAAGTGTAAAACAGGAAGAATATATAATGTCTGCACGGGCAGTGGGAATGAAGGATACAAGAATTCTCTTAAGCCATATATTGCCAAATAGTATTACACCCGTCATTGTTCAGGCGACTTTAGCGATTGCAACTGCCATCATAGAAGCCGCTGCGCTAGGCTTCCTTGGTTTAGGAGCACAGGCGCCTACACCGGAATGGGGCAAAATGCTTTCAGATTCCAAGCAATACCTGGTACAGGCACCATGGACGCTGTTCTTTCCAGGAATCGCGATCATGCTGACAGTTCTTGGCTTTAATTTAATGGGCGATGGATTGCGTGACGTACTCGACCCGAAAATGAAACAATAG